GTTCACACAAGAGAGCGCTCATCCATGATAGTCTAGATAGTGTCTTAATCAGATGGGATTTTGGGGTGTTGGACGGCGAACTAAATGAAGAAAATTTTGAGATTGTTAAAATCCCGCTGACTAAGTTAAAAGATAGAGTGCTTACTGAAGTGCTTTCTAAGCGTTCGTGGTTTTATCCGTTTATCGTGGAGGTAGAAGATGACAACAGCTGAGAAAATCGAGTACATTCTAAAAGTCAACTACTGGACGCAACAGCAACTCGCAGACAAAATTGGCGTAAAACAGACTACTATTTCTGCTTGGAAATTTGGTCGAGTTGTCAGAGATAGCTATGTCCCTCAAATCGACCTGCTTTACAATCAAGCAAGAAGATTGGAGTGGGAACGTAGGCAACCGAAGCTGAAGCCAACACCGAAGCAAAAAGAGGCAGGGAAAGTCTTGTCAGAACGTGGGAAGATGGTGCTGAAGTTCCCGTGGTATAGTTATCAAAGAAAACAAAAAAGCCAGCAAGTGCTGACTCCTTGTGAATAATAACCTTATCAATATTATATCATAAAGGAGAGAGCGAGAGTGACTTTTTTTCCAGAGATTGATGAAAAACAGACAATCAGAAATGCTAAGAGGAAGCTGAAAGAATATCCACGTTGGCGCAGGATTGCAGGCGATGTTGACGGTCAGAAAGTTACTGCTACGTACTCCTTTGAGCCGAGACAGTCGCATAGCACGCCGAGCCGTCCAGTTGAGCGGTTGGCGATAAGTAAGGTAGATGCACTAGCAGAGCTTGAAGCTATCGAGTATGCAGTAGGGCATCTGCTTGATCCGTATCATAGGCGGATTTTGTATGAGAAATTTTTATGTAATCGTCCTAAATATGATTTTGAAATCTATCATGGTTTATTCATGAGCGAGGGGAGTTACTATCACGCATTATCCATTGCGCTGATAGAGTTCGCAGAAGTATACCGTGGCGGTGTATTACTTGTAGAAATTGCAGATGAAACCTAGTTTTTGCAGAGTTGGCCTGAAGTTTGTAGACCATTTATGGTGATAAAATGGTATTGTCATAGGATTAGGTCAGGAAGCGTATGGCGCTCTGGCCATTTGGAGAGCTTAGTCAAGGGGTTAAGACATCGCCTTTTCACGGCGCAGGCGCAGGTTCGAATCCTGCACTCTCCGTTGTATTTTATGCAAAACTCCATATTTTTATCAAAAAAGCCTCTTATGCTATTGAGTAAAGGCTTTTTTAATAGTATTATTAAAGTGATAAAAGTATTTGGAGAAATTAATATGAGTTCAGAAAGCGAAAAAAGGATTACTTTGCATATTTCAGGCGAGGCAATGGACGATGAAAAAGGATATGAATTAAAATATCTAATAAAATCATTGCAAAATTTTGAGAAGTTATCGCAGAAGACCTACTTATTTTTAACGAATCAGAATAGAATGACTACAGAGAATTCTGAAGATTTTAGGGTCTACATAGCAGATATTAGACCTGGCTCTTTTCAGGCAGATGTTATTCTTTTTTGTCAAACTTACATATTGCCGTTGGTTCCAATGGTTGGAGATCACGGAGATTTGGTTTGGGAGTGTATTTTGAATTCTTTCGATTTTTTAAAAAGAGTTTCCGCAGCCAAGAGGGAGGGGAAAAGTGTGCAGATTGAAAATAATGGAGATAAGGCAGTCGTTGTTGTAAATAACGGTAATGATGTAACTGTCAATTATTACGAATATCCAAATTACGTACCAGAACTAGGAAAACAGTTAGCACCAAACTTTGCAGAGTTAGCTAAAGTTATCAATCCAAAGGTGGAGACCGTTAATTTTGCTTCTGATTTAGGGGAGCTAACATTAGATTCTGAGAATGCGAACCTATTTAAAAAGCGTTCCTATCTGACGGAGGAGACGTTTGAGATAGTCGGTGAAATAACAGTGTTAAACTCTCATAGTTATACAGGGAAAATAAAAATCTCAGATAATCAGTCTTTTGATGAGGATGAGTATAATTTTGAAGTTGCAAAAGATTTACGTTATCCAGAATTTTTGCAATCAGGAGTATTGCATAAAGTTAGTTACATTTGTTGCAAAAAGATAGTTTTTGATCCAACAAGTCCCTTAAGAGAGAAAATAGTAGGAGTTAAAATTTTAGAGAAATTATAAAGTGCTTTTAGTCACACAAGCGTGTGGCTTTTTTGATTGGAGGTGGTGGAAAATTGAATGAGAGACAAAGACGATTTGCAGATGAGTACATCATCTGTGGAGTGGCAGAGGAAGCTGCAATAAAAGCTGGGTATAGTAAGAATTATGCAAGAGCTCAGTCGCATAAATTGTTGGCAAATGTTGGCATTTCTGAATATCTCAAAAATCGCATGGAAGAATTGCAAGATGAAAAGATTTTAACGCAAAAACAGGTCTTGGTCATGCTTTCAGAAATAGCTTCTGGTCAAGCTAAGGAAACTATAGTGGTGACTACAAAAGTCGCTGAATTGATTCCAGACCCAAGCACGGGCAAGACTGTAAAAGTCTACAACGAAGTTCCGCAATTAGTTGAGTACCCTACAAAGAATAGCGATAGAAATAAAGCTTTAGAGCTATTGGGGAAAAATTACAGACTGTGGACAGATAAGGTTGAGGCGGATGTAATCGTGTCTGAATCTCCAAAATTCGATGATATCGTTAATCAGCTGGGAGGTGGCGGTCTTGAAGAGTAATTTCCCTTTGTCACAGAAATACATTGACTTTTGCAATACTTTCAAAGATGTGGATGCGGATTTTCTTGAAGGCACGACGGCGGCCGGTAAAACGACTGTTGGGGTCGGCGTTAAGTTCATGCGGGCGGTCAGTCGAAGCAAAAAGAAATTCCATATCATCGCTGCTAAGACTGTTGGGGTCGCAGAAAAGAACATCATCAATCAAGACAACGGTATTTTAGACATTCATAGAAACGCCCTTTATTTTGGGAACGGTGATAAGGATTTCAAACTACCGCATATCAAGTTTGAGAACAAGATTATCTACGTTCTCGGATATGACAATAAAGAAAAGTGGAAGCTGGTTCTTGGTGGTCAGTATGGCTGTGTCTATATTGATGAGGTGAACACCGCAGACATTGAATTTGTCCGTGAGCTGTCCACTCGTAATGACTATCTTATGGCGACATTGAATCCGGACAATCCTAATCTGCCGGTCTACAAGGAGTTCATCAA
Above is a window of Streptococcus sp. zg-86 DNA encoding:
- a CDS encoding helix-turn-helix transcriptional regulator, whose product is MTTAEKIEYILKVNYWTQQQLADKIGVKQTTISAWKFGRVVRDSYVPQIDLLYNQARRLEWERRQPKLKPTPKQKEAGKVLSERGKMVLKFPWYSYQRKQKSQQVLTPCE
- a CDS encoding ArpU family phage packaging/lysis transcriptional regulator, yielding MTFFPEIDEKQTIRNAKRKLKEYPRWRRIAGDVDGQKVTATYSFEPRQSHSTPSRPVERLAISKVDALAELEAIEYAVGHLLDPYHRRILYEKFLCNRPKYDFEIYHGLFMSEGSYYHALSIALIEFAEVYRGGVLLVEIADET
- a CDS encoding terminase small subunit; translation: MNERQRRFADEYIICGVAEEAAIKAGYSKNYARAQSHKLLANVGISEYLKNRMEELQDEKILTQKQVLVMLSEIASGQAKETIVVTTKVAELIPDPSTGKTVKVYNEVPQLVEYPTKNSDRNKALELLGKNYRLWTDKVEADVIVSESPKFDDIVNQLGGGGLEE